A single Corallococcus silvisoli DNA region contains:
- a CDS encoding response regulator: MDLPFETGEGEGEGRGTLASKVLLVDDEPVVLDICVRLLGREADLIVSPVGSAEEAVVLLKNQRFDVLVTDKNLPGMGGVELIAEARRIQPALEAVMITAYASSESVIAAFAAGASDYIIKPFDDLRVLRAKVRAALERRSERVRTRDSAREVARQAAALLDAGRDAPEPAHVALETELRNYEEAVRLGHSGNIAVVGSAEAVKVLRDASFEVVELPPYSPQLDGADVVVVETGDPQWHTLAERLQNGSPDVVLLAGADADLSDLLEAITLRMDLVGYGQANAARVLPEKVRMLLMRRGIQRAQQRLTSALDTFRQSIASTA, from the coding sequence ATGGATCTCCCGTTTGAGACCGGTGAAGGTGAAGGGGAAGGGCGGGGGACGCTCGCCTCGAAGGTGCTGCTGGTGGATGACGAGCCGGTGGTGCTCGACATCTGCGTGCGCCTGTTGGGGCGGGAGGCGGACCTCATCGTCTCTCCCGTGGGCAGCGCGGAGGAGGCGGTCGTCCTCTTGAAGAACCAGCGCTTCGACGTCCTGGTGACGGACAAGAACCTGCCCGGCATGGGCGGCGTGGAGCTCATCGCCGAGGCCCGCCGCATCCAGCCCGCGCTGGAGGCGGTGATGATCACCGCGTACGCCAGCTCCGAGTCCGTCATCGCCGCGTTCGCCGCCGGCGCCAGCGACTACATCATCAAGCCCTTCGACGACCTGCGGGTGTTGCGCGCCAAGGTGCGCGCCGCGCTGGAGCGCAGGTCCGAACGCGTGCGCACGCGCGACAGCGCCCGCGAGGTGGCGCGGCAGGCCGCCGCGCTGCTGGATGCCGGCCGGGACGCGCCGGAGCCCGCGCACGTGGCGCTGGAGACGGAGCTGCGCAACTACGAGGAGGCCGTGCGCCTGGGCCACTCCGGCAACATCGCGGTGGTGGGCAGCGCGGAGGCCGTGAAGGTGCTGCGGGACGCGAGCTTCGAGGTGGTGGAGCTGCCGCCGTACTCGCCCCAGCTGGACGGCGCGGACGTGGTGGTGGTGGAGACGGGCGACCCCCAGTGGCACACGCTGGCCGAGCGGCTCCAGAACGGCTCCCCGGACGTGGTGCTCCTGGCCGGCGCGGACGCCGACCTGAGCGACCTCCTGGAGGCCATCACCCTGCGCATGGACCTGGTGGGCTACGGCCAGGCCAACGCCGCCCGCGTCCTGCCAGAGAAGGTGCGCATGCTGCTGATGCGCCGGGGCATCCAGCGCGCCCAGCAGCGGCTCACCTCCGCGCTGGACACCTTCCGGCAGAGCATCGCGTCCACGGCCTGA